In the genome of Neodiprion fabricii isolate iyNeoFabr1 chromosome 4, iyNeoFabr1.1, whole genome shotgun sequence, the window TTGTGTCATACCTGCAACGCTCGAATAAAAGCTGGGGCTCTTGGAAAGCATATCTGCCATCAATGCCAgtacgtatttattttttagaattttcttgTTATTCAGATAGTCTAAAAATAACtagaatatgtatattgtagTATAATTTTCTACTAATCATTGactaaataatatttctatcTATAGTGGAATAATCGACGACAAGCCGCTGCGTTTCCGTGGTGAAGTATATCATCCCTACCATTTCAACTGCACGGCTTGCGGGATTGAGTTGAATGCTGATGCCAGAGAAGTTAGGTCCAGGCCTGGATTTGCGGCTAATGAGATGGTATTTTggcattgaatttttttcttttcatacgTAAGCCACAGCTGAACAGCTGTGTTTCATATCGATACTCGTATGTTGTCACTACCCTATATTGACTGACAACAAAATAAAGCCCTTCAAAGTCGGCCTGACGCATGTCTcatttgttttcatattttttacatcaattataatattagAGCTATCTGCTGAGATAAATGCCTACTTTTAATTTCCTGATTTAAAGATGCTACAACATTAACATACCTGCTTGATATAAATGCATACATCATGTATTTTACAGAATGAACTGTATTGTCTGAGATGCCACGACAAAATGGGAATACCGATCTGCGGAGCTTGCCGGCGTCCGATAGAAGAAAGAGTTGTCACTGCCTTGGGAAAACATTGGCACGTAGAACACTTTGTTTGTGCAAAGTGCGAGAAGCCATTTTTAGGTCATCGTCACTACGAGAAAAAGGGCCTTGCTTACTGTGAGACTCATTATCACCAGCTCTTTGGAAACCTATGTTTTGTTTGCAACCAAGTAATTGCTGGAGATGGTaagtttgttttgtttttttacaacttgGTAAAGATTTCGAATATCATGCAGTGGTCACTTTGATTCTTTGATTACTCCTAAGTCGTTTCCTTATTTATTAACCTAATCTTTCTTTTATTGGGTTACTTCAGCATGAGTGCCTATCGTTTATAACATTTAGTAGATAGCACCTTGTTCTAATTTccagtaaaattttcaactagTCTGCAGTGGATACTTTCCAATAATTACCagcaattaaatttttgccaatCCAATACTAGAAAAGTATTAGACAACTGAATTTCACTTACAATTCGTTGCAAAATAGTAGAATAATTActatcaaattttgttttcttgcaAATTAGTGAaagcacttttttttattgcaaattaCGAGAGTCTAGTActacattattatacctaaGTAACAAATTGAACCATAACTTTACGAGGAGTATTATTCGAATAAGtgttacaataatttatttttatgttaatCTTCTGATTAGTAAATTGCTGCAGTTTACTTTCATCATAGTTTAATAAAATTCGCAGCAACAGAATTACATTTATAATTCGACAAGCCTCACatgtttataattaaaattaagttgtaagttttttacaaatcattctttattccattttatttGCAGTTTTTACGGCATTAAACAAAGCATGGTGCGTACATCATTTTGCTTGCGCATTTTGTGACCAAAAGATGAACCAAAAGACAAAATTCTTCGAATTTGACTTAAAACCCGCTTGCAAGAAATGCTACGAGAAATTTCCCCAGGAATTGAAAAGGCGTATGCGTCGTATGTACGATttaaatccaaaaaaaatacctgcctaaacaaataataaaatacttttaccagatgtgtttaaaaaaaagtacatatatgtttatatatttattgtgcTTAGCAATTGCCGTTTAAAATTACATTAGACAAAGATCATTCTTTGAAGAAGTAATCAAAGTAAAACGTAACATGGATTAAATTTGTCCCCAAGactacaaaaatattttatataactgactttatttttaagtaaatatttatcacgtaatggaaaaatattacttGGCCAACTAACGCGCATCTTCTAATTATTCGACATGTACTGTTCGCATTCTGATATTCGGATTTTTCCAAGTATACCTAGAGAATGAACAACCATTTCGATCTAACATTGAAGCATTCTCAAATGTTCGTGCCTTACACCTAGCTTAGGAAT includes:
- the LOC124181401 gene encoding LIM and senescent cell antigen-like-containing domain protein 1 isoform X3, whose protein sequence is MSLDDMFCSRCREGFEPHEKIVNSRGELWHPQCFVCAQCFRPFPEGIFYEFEGRKYCEHDFHVLFAPCCGKCGEFVIGRVIKAMNANWHPGCFRCEECSGELAETGFMKCQGRALCHTCNARIKAGALGKHICHQCHGIIDDKPLRFRGEVYHPYHFNCTACGIELNADAREVRSRPGFAANEMNELYCLRCHDKMGIPICGACRRPIEERVVTALGKHWHVEHFVCAKCEKPFLGHRHYEKKGLAYCETHYHQLFGNLCFVCNQVIAGDVFTALNKAWCVHHFACAFCDQKMNQKTKFFEFDLKPACKKCYEKFPQELKRRMRRMYDLNPKKIPA
- the LOC124181401 gene encoding LIM and senescent cell antigen-like-containing domain protein 1 isoform X2; its protein translation is MPGVTGMSLDDMFCSRCREGFEPHEKIVNSRGELWHPQCFVCAQCFRPFPEGIFYEFEGRKYCEHDFHVLFAPCCGKCGEFVIGRVIKAMNANWHPGCFRCEECSGELAETGFMKCQGRALCHTCNARIKAGALGKHICHQCHGIIDDKPLRFRGEVYHPYHFNCTACGIELNADAREVRSRPGFAANEMNELYCLRCHDKMGIPICGACRRPIEERVVTALGKHWHVEHFVCAKCEKPFLGHRHYEKKGLAYCETHYHQLFGNLCFVCNQVIAGDVFTALNKAWCVHHFACAFCDQKMNQKTKFFEFDLKPACKKCYEKFPQELKRRMRRMYDLNPKKIPA
- the LOC124181401 gene encoding LIM and senescent cell antigen-like-containing domain protein 1 isoform X1, which encodes MARNSDTLPFPTSISIQSLDHSKLYNRRAQSRENLVEKEITNDSNSNQSTFVYDYEELAEWKGFDKPPKLPPRNFKNAYCDTNDLKKQTTNKTGVTGMSLDDMFCSRCREGFEPHEKIVNSRGELWHPQCFVCAQCFRPFPEGIFYEFEGRKYCEHDFHVLFAPCCGKCGEFVIGRVIKAMNANWHPGCFRCEECSGELAETGFMKCQGRALCHTCNARIKAGALGKHICHQCHGIIDDKPLRFRGEVYHPYHFNCTACGIELNADAREVRSRPGFAANEMNELYCLRCHDKMGIPICGACRRPIEERVVTALGKHWHVEHFVCAKCEKPFLGHRHYEKKGLAYCETHYHQLFGNLCFVCNQVIAGDVFTALNKAWCVHHFACAFCDQKMNQKTKFFEFDLKPACKKCYEKFPQELKRRMRRMYDLNPKKIPA